The Chitinophaga niabensis genomic interval TAATACTTTCCCTTCCTGTTGATATACCGTGCCGCCATCCTGCACAATAAAATATCTTTGCTGCCCGCCTTTTTTAAATTCGGAATACCTGCTCTGGGGCAGATCAATATCTGCATAAATGGGATCTTCATTCACGAGGGTATTGATGGTAGTTTGCCCTGCACTCACCAGGTCGCCTACACGTACTAAGGCGATACCTATTTTTCCATTCACCGGGGCGCGGATCACAGCATGGCTGATATCTGTTCCGGACCTTGCCTGCGCTGCTTTGGCGGCAGCCAGGTTCGCTTCTGCTGTTTTAACAAGTGTAGAGGCCTGCTCTACTGTTTGCCGTGCAATGGCATCCTGCTTTAACAGGTTGGAATAACGTTCGAGGTCGCGCTGCTTTTGTGCAAGATCTGCTTCTGCCTGTGATACAGATGCTTTGGCCTGATCGTAACTCGCCATACTGCGGCTCCTGTCTACTTCATACAATACCTGTCCCTTTTTTACGGCACTGCCATCTTTAGCGCGGATGGCTTCCAGGAAACCGGTCACATCAGAACGTATCTCCACAATGCTGTGAGCCGTTAAAGTGGCCGGAAAAGTTTCCGTAACAACATATGTGGCCGGTTTAACTTCAAAAGTGCTAACGGTGTTGCGGGGCATGGGACCCTGAGCGGGCTTCTGCTTTCCGCCACAGGCGCATAGCAGCAGACACATC includes:
- a CDS encoding efflux RND transporter periplasmic adaptor subunit codes for the protein MYLPRSIYTLPMCLLLCACGGKQKPAQGPMPRNTVSTFEVKPATYVVTETFPATLTAHSIVEIRSDVTGFLEAIRAKDGSAVKKGQVLYEVDRSRSMASYDQAKASVSQAEADLAQKQRDLERYSNLLKQDAIARQTVEQASTLVKTAEANLAAAKAAQARSGTDISHAVIRAPVNGKIGIALVRVGDLVSAGQTTINTLVNEDPIYADIDLPQSRYSEFKKGGQQRYFIVQDGGTVYQQEGKVLLINNIIDPQTGTIRVRLTFPNKEEILKSGMSAVVQLKYNTADTALAIPSKAIVELLGEVKAFVVDQHNVVQQRNIVRGPIIDSLLLIRSGLQAGDRVVVEGIQKIRPGDTVNIK